Sequence from the Pecten maximus chromosome 8, xPecMax1.1, whole genome shotgun sequence genome:
AAAATCtggcctctatagacaggtagttATGTAGCGGAGCTTGACTGCTCAGAGACCAACAAAATCtggcctctatagacaggtagttATGTAGCGGAGCTTGACTGCTCAGAGATCAATAAAATCtggcctctatagacaggtagttgtgtacagtggacccgcgataatccggacgccgatagtccggaaaactcacagtccggacggaaatgcacgggaacggatttccgtaacgttatttgtactcaccagtccggaaattcggattccgattccggaagcccattttgggaacggaacgtacttttcattagtaaatttccctcaataatccggacgattttttcaccacgaggagaaaaaaatgtcggggcaagacacccgtgtcgacagctgtacagactatcgcttgacactgtgcgtagtcatagcgaccgctgccaggtcatagccccgggtgtttacctgtgttacaatgtgtagcttttgtttttataacggtacattgctttttctccaCGACCTATccaatctcaaatacatgtaataaatttatgatcggtaattaacatcattaacacttgtattgggtaaacacggatatcggcttcgtaacaccgttacgtgaaacgacgactcattgaaagatgcatgctattaattacatacacatttacgtattaagcagtgatcacaagaactgggttgattactCACAAATTtgtcaatagtcgtctgatacttaactaagcgtcacattgttaagtgaatacgggtttaataattatcggacatcttgggtagttctcgctggtgtcgcgtacttttaaatagatagcttggggtttctggtacgtaaaaatcataaaaaaaacatggactgacggtaagttgtaaaatccgggaattttatttaaggtatttaacgtttgtaatttctacttgtttgtgaacctccgggacgtgacacatgtgtgttgtttgtaggtcacatatgcccgctataaataaaacaactttcactttacatgttcttttaaaaacatagtttattttttactttctacaaaacaaatcaagaatcatatcagaaacataagtatatttattgttaaaaagtctgacaattagacgtgtttatgaaacgtcccggattgtatataatcaagggagataactcttacacgacaatttttttgacctggtacacgaaattcggcagtccggaaaactcgtaatccggacggtttggactgggaacgaaggtgttcggattatcgagggtccactgtagtTGAACTGGATTACTCAGATACACATTAAATCtggcctctatagacaggtagttgtgtagcggaactggactgcTCAGAGACCAATAAAATCtggcctctatagacaggtcGTTATGTAGCGGAGCTTGACTGCTCACAGATCAATCAAATCtggcctctatagacaggtagcTATGTAGCAGAACTAGGCTTAGTTGAACATTTAAGTTCAGAGGACCCAGGTTTGAGTCCCAATCTGGCCTTTGcctttttcctctcctgttacatttgcTGCCCAGCTTAATACCCACAGAGGTGATATATTTCTTGTGTGTCTTTGGGGACTTTGTTGAAtgagggaggaatgtagcggaactggactgggatgAACGCCACTGGCCAGGTAGTCTAAAAGGTTAGACCATCCGTCAAGAAttcggaggtcccaggttcgagtCCCTGTCTGGTCgttgcatttttcctctcctgttatattttttttatacaggTCTGAGCTGATAGTCTAGTCAACAGGATTGTTCTGCCAAGTcatataatgacgtcattactgaaaCACTACATGGTCTATAGAATGAggaaaaataaatgttcaatgtAAATTCACAGTGTATCCGGTATGTTTCAATCATTAtaggtaaatattttatttaaacttcAGCCACCAGTGTCAGCTTTTGGTTTACAGAATTTATAGAAGAAATAGTAGAAATGTTATCCCCTACTCCTTCAATGGACAAGGCCCGCTGTAAAGAACCCAGATTTGATATGCataaatgtattttcatataACATGTATTCCTGTTTTTGTTGCCAGCCCATTGGCAGGGAGATGTTGCTGCATTTGATTGAGGAGTTTGTGATGAATTACGCCAGCAACAGTACACTGCGATCCTTCCTCGACAGCACACTGGTACACATCCTCCCAACAATGAATCCGGATGGATTTGAGGCATCTTACGAAGGAAACTGTTCTGGAAGTTACGGAAGGTCCGTAAAATGATGGTCAAGGTTACAGTTAAAACTAAGGTTTCATTTGACCTACCTAATAAAACTTAACACATCTttgctatacatgtacagagGGAGcacatatattatatcaacTAATTATAAGATCTAATTACGGTaatcattaaaataattgttaCGGGTAAAAAGCATTATCGTTACAAATTAAACGGTACCTttggttatacaatgtattttcatgtaaaaaaaaaaaaaatgaaaaaatctcGGCCATGCTTCAAgatatgttggtgaaagttggtatgtaacttcagtatgagtagctacagatcatgttcgagtttcagggtttttgggtaaAGATCACTGTTGCTACTTTTAGTTAAGAGCGTTAGGGGACATATATTACTTTAgtaatacccagcatgcttttTTGATTCatctgttttgttgttttttttctgttttcttaCCTTCCTGGATTTTTGTGTCTACCCTATactttttaaacgaacattaatgttcggttattgccatcaagaactgggcTGAGAAATAcgaccatatttggtaaccacattcaccaatacgccatctactgtctgtttcaatgaaatatggctgcccccattgccttacgcttcaaataatttacctgcaaaaacatcttcgttttatatagtagttttaccgaaaatgtttaaatatattcagtagatgttttcaagatgcatacaatttgagaaatgcataacgctagcgaaatgttaAGACTAAATGtacctgaactttgcgaataactccaggtcaatatatttatgtaaacaactattgcgcaggcgcattcgtctccggatgtttagaaagttttgctcttccgtgttcattccaaaacggctgacagtATAGCACAGGTCAGCAACTATGTCTGcaatttacttaaatgtgtaatatgtatattctagaatgttacatcattatcaactaggtgtgtatttctataatttagagaaagaaatatatcaataacggcatacgagacgatacattgtatcatactataggttactgtacgtgttaacggtgtttgcgagaaagaactgtacatatgtatagacttacaattaggtggcatttggggtcagggtgactggtcatagcgttaacgttgtcatcgatttccatataccaaTTTCCTTCGACGAAaatgaccaataaatcaaatgcaaatgataatatcttgttatgatacttggaacgtatttactgttgtaagggaggtaactgcaagattacggaaatcaaaagttaaaccaatttgattggtcgattcttccatgactttggcagggggtttacaatcgaagtgacagataattacggcaatattcagatgatatcaacaataacatatttggatacgtgtggttggcagttgtcatgtttaaaatgaacaattatatagcttgtttttatttcggcaaagacgagaatatttactaaaacggaccacacgtgaagcggacttggaaataccgaaacgaaaaAAAATGGGGCTTACTTATAATATAAactggcattattttcagaggattgaccaaaatatatgttctgcaGTGCCTggttgtatcatatataaaatattagaggtttatttgaccgaattttaaatcaattattcatttgcgaatcgcggcccgattgtcgttagagttgaattaccgaaaatggccgatagtggacccaaaatcgatatttttacgagaattttttttttcatttaccttgaagtattttgaaataatttgcaaaataccgaattcacgaccaaattttcgattgtgacgaactactgagacggtgttaagttcatgttagtcaatctgattaaaatcagctgttacatggctacgtttactatgcactacgtctactaggtaaaaaatttttaaagacggaaatccggattatctaaaaacaaatgcaaaaatacttgtgatattcacttaatttgatattcggCCGTTAATTATTatctgtagttttataacttctgatatattgtgattgatactctatataatattgctgtggaacttgtgttatttttcaaacaaattcatattaataatttgttaatttagaattttcatcaagtcatgatcaagacttgaaattctcactataccatacttcaaacacggagtaatcgatgcattgataaactgaaaattgaagtcaagcaaatgagttaataaaatgtatttaccttaaatattttttcaatatacaacaaatgttcagatgactatttgtgccatgctgttacaagattcagttacaattctaaaattgaattagtatgtaaatatatgttatcctgtcaatatccacaaagcgagtgtagtctactgtactcaaagtcatgccagtagatagcggtacacATACTTACagcttacatctagtgcttacttgtgtgaattataaatcaataacaaaattgttcatatatttctatatatgacttcacaaattatgttgtgtctgaagatctgaatgaagtgaataaacgatgtatcaaattatttttatgaaatacagtggaacctctataaaccgaacatgcatgggacatagctatttgttcggtttatagagggttcggtttggagaagttgatcgaaaaatgaccggtcaaattccggatataattggttggacgatgttttattagaatgcacccgattacaaaacggcacgtacatacttagacaatttggattgtctgaataatatgcatattatgaaagttaatcaatgtttatattgcagaatatataagaaaggcaaatgactataacaatagttttaaatagtattttcacatgtacaactacactttacgatcggcctacattttgttacatccggtgaagcttcgtcatgtggatggggccaatagtccgatacggaatattttacacatcaaataatattaaagggtgtgaagatgttttgtttcaatatcaattacaattgatcagatgatactggtcgtatttccgacatcgctgttgtctaaaaaaatatcacgggcttctttacgaaaacaaccccttttgggcctcatttaaattaaatgcgaaactcaggcttctagctctacttgcattgagaagataaacgaaccgacgcgcttcaatgaagtgtggcattgtttcataagtgtcgtgttgattatacactaggccttccgtcataatgcccccttggggtatatattggatacctgtacaaaacacctacgtaggtcccgagacaataaggcttcacacaatacccgtcacagttgttgtttcacggttgactggcctgacctcgtgtcataatcgctcaggtaaggccggttttcagaagtaatttttggtatattttaacaggaaccggacacaaaatcagtccggtgttcggaattcagagggatcggtatttggaagtttttaatactataataaagaaggaccaattccgtacaatgacaattcgttcggtattcagaggtgttcggtttttagaaggttcggttttcggaagttgcactgtattcaagtcacagatcattctcttttaaaaatattgatttcaggtccattttggtaattcaactatgacggcaatcaggcctcgaatggtgaataattacaaaaattttaaatatgtctcggtcaaataaacccctaatattttacatatgattaattttgacattggagagcatataattgtgtccattctctaatataagcactggtagaaagtacagaatagagcttcataaatatattatcaaaattactaattaccccaataaatataacattttacataaacctcctatgactgatggtgaacttaaacttgcaaatctcctgtgtcattccaattttgatatgtgtaaatatatacacgtacggtatatatatagatatagatatggaatgattcacaaatttgcacacagttatggaatcttataacaccccccgaaaactgttctctccacataaaggatgtgatttgtgcaataacattgctgaactgtgtggttcactatgattggatgatcaacattggaaagggacaataaatagggaatgtgtcatcccatcgaatggactgtaaccgTTATCagctttgaagttgaaaatgaagcttgaagttttcttttcctgtttgctgaattatttgatgaagatagtctttgtatggttgttattctttatcacattgtgtacaatactgtaattataccagaagtatatcttctcatataaagatttattaacatcaaaggattcctgaacaaaaggagtcaagttttttgttttgaagtaccatacatgcttgagtacagtttcaataggatacattcctaatccgagccttgattagcagctctggttttggttttcagtagttctttatgtgtgtttcatcatattaagttgaaatatgctaaacttacgatggaactagcctaaatttagtgcatattagaagttggcatcaataaggtcacagagtcctggctgtattataactgatgatgccttcccgaaagaaagacatattttattttcatccatccaagatagatcaacaaacttccaatttcaattaggaccttacagaaacatgcatgtgttcaatcatatcagaacagctgcaaacatttcaaattatttgcaattaattcctaaaccaatatcagtaaatttatcgactttaaacttagaagattactgattttgcattaaacaataatgttcgtttacagtacttccagtactttgattattaATTGCAATTTGCAACTACAAAAATGtatctgggggggggggggggggggggggggaagcaTCGTGAGGTCATCAACATTCTGGTGCGGGTGATAGGGGATGTTATCCCTTGCCCTTTATCCACAAGTTATTgataatcatatttatatgttacAGAGCAAATGGCAACATGTATGACCTGAATCGTAATTTCCCCGATGAGTTTGAATTTAATGACATGGAACAACAACCAGAGACCAAGGCTATCATCAGTTGGCTGTCACAATACCAGTTCATCCTCTCGGCAAATCTTCATGGAGGGGCGATGGTGGTCAACTACCCCTACGATAATTACCCTGGAGGTGAGGTATCAGAATGATGGTTTCTATATTGTGAATGGTTGATGATGCCCTCCCTTGTTgtaaatgaataaccttgaccttcattcaaggtcacatgggtcaaaatggctgaaatctttaaacaacttcttcccaataaccaagaggcccagggacttgatatctGTCAAACAGTGAACCCTGCCTATTTTGAaagggtttgtttgtttgtttgtgtattgGGTTTACCACCCTGTGAACAGTCATGGTCACTTTCAGATgtggtctccttgtagtagctgttGGCATAAGTTTGTACATTCAATATCACTTAAACTATTTCTATCATTAAATTCACAAATCATAGGGATAATGTGTAatgtagcatacagccttaaatcaAAACACAAATCATAGGTATATTGCGTCatgtagcatacagccttaagtccaatcacaaatcacaggtgtaatgtagcatacagccttaaatcaAAACACAAATCATAGGtatagcatacagccttaaatcaAAACACAAATCATAGGTATATTGTGTAATGTGGTATACGGCCTTAAGTCCaatcacaaatcacaggtgtaatgtagcatacagccttaaatcaAAACATAAATCATAggtatattgtgtaatgtagtATACAGCCTTAAATCAAAACACAAATCATAGGTATATTGTGTAATGTGGTATACAGCCTTAAATCAAAACACAAATCATAggtatattgtgtaatgtagcatacagccttaaatcaaaacacaaatcataggtataatgtgtaatggagcatacagccttaagtcgaatcacaaatcacaggtataatgtgtaatggagcatacagccttaaataaTAGCCACAAATCATAGGTATATTGTGTAATGTGGTATACAGCCTTAAATCAAAACACAAATCATAGGTATATTGTGTAATGTGGTATACAGCCTTAAATCAAAACACAAATCAtaggtataatgtgtaatggagcatacagccttaagtcgaatcacaaatcacaggtataatgtgtaatggagcatacagccttaaataaTAGCCACAAATCAAAATCACAAATGTAATGTGTAatgtagcatacagccttaaatcaTATCATAAATCACAGGTATGATGTgaaaggtagcatacagccttaaattaAACAATGGTTAAAATTTTTAGAGTCTATACATATAATTTTGTCAATTGATGTTGCAGCATCTCAGTCTTTTGCGACGAAGTTGGTACCTTGCCCGGATGATGATATTTTCCAGCACGTTTCTAGGGTTTATAGCTTTTCCCATCATCGCATGTACCAAGGAGACTTCTGTGGGGAGACTTTTGTCGACGGAATCACAAATGGAGCCATGTGGTACCCAATGAGAGGTACAAAATTCTGGAAAGTGCAAGCATTGACAAGTACATACATTCTGATTTCAAAATGTATGATTGTTGTTAAGCTTTCAAAATTCACCATGATGCAGTTGAGACAGTTATcttaacatttaattttcagCAATGgcctattcaaatcgccctttTGTCTGCGGTCCGAGTTCTGTTCTTCTGACCGTAAACATTtcttgttaccgctatttctgagaaaatagacggccattttgaattttgtttcaaCTTTTTCTCACAAAAGTGCTCTATTGATCTTCCTcagattttataatttttatgtaggttccccattGTCCCTTGTTTTGCTTATTGAATTTTCGTACATATTGGAAACAAAAAGACCCAACaagtggccatcttgaattttgacaggtTGAAGTTTACTGATTTTTGTCAGAATGCTGTCAGAAAGTTTTTGATGGACCTTTTTTCTGATGTAGGTTCCCCATTGTCCATAGATGTACATATCGAATTTGATGACTGAtcgtaaaaaaacaaaatggccgacaggagCACTTGACTACTTTCCAAAAAGCTGGTTCACATATCTCGTGAACCCATCGAcagatttatgttattgatgaagAAGGTGgaggtatatctatgtgagctcAGGGTCACTTTGTTTTgattatcaaatgattaagaggaaaggagggaaaaataaagaaaagatcAATCTATCACAGGACAAAGATCcctcttgttattgttaaaattaagtaaatttaatattttcaagacatgtgaagaaaaaatgaaatgttttcccATTTCAGGAGGAATGCAGgactacaattatatacatggtGGGTGCCTAGAGGTTACTATTGAACAAGACTGCTGTAAATATCCTCCACACAGAGAACTGCCAAATTTCTGGGAGGAGAACAGGGATGCCCTTATCAATTACCTGATGCTTGCCAATACCATGGGTACGCTGGTTACAAAACTTTCTCCTTGTCCAAAGTATTTGAATACAACTGAGCTTACCAGGTAGTTTTCCTCCAGCTGAACCAGAATACAGGGAATTTGTCCATCTGTCATCTGTCCACCTGTCCATCTGTCCAACTCACCTTCATTTCCAAACAATAATTTGAGTTCTTGTGAACCAAATCCACTTCCTCCTGAAGCTTCATGGAGTGCTGACTTTATAAATGGGTTGTTTGTGAATATCTTTAAAATTGAAAGTCAAGATCAAGTTTAGAAAAATGATCTCCAAACATATCCTCCTCTTCAGTACCCATTGGCCATATCAATTCAGTAAACTGCTTACTTACATaaaggagttgtctggacaaaggtcaaggtcgctgtttgagttaaggctgtatgccaCCATAGTTTCTTTAACTCTTACCGTACTCACAACGACTACACATGTCACAAAATCGTGCCcttgtatccttcatgacgactacacacgtcgcaattaacatgccttccatcctttgtgacgactcaaatcGTCGGAAAACATCGggaaagatgttgatattacttgctggttcagcatagtcatacgaaggaattgacacggaaattatgtttttaagaaatattaagctatgtaaatattgtattgatgaattattttacgtaccagaagcatATTCGTTCATAAAGTTTGTCTATTTCAAATAATCTGCCGGTTCATGCCGGAgtgtttacatagctacaaaatggcggcctcaaatttactttcgttttctgcgaTATTGTGGAGGAGTTAAACACAATAAAGCTATTAAAAAAGAtagaagatatatataattgagtaacatttatcatcaaaataattaagaaatatgtaaaatatttttatacaacgaaaaaacgatgttttggcTGCGTGATTACTTGCACACGTGTGACACATGTGCTGATAAACATGTCATTTCCCGTgattctgcctggtgatttcgccgtatttcaaaggaaaaattgggtaaaagagtttcTGTACTCAGAACTCGGTCCATACgataattttaatttaatattaggcatcacacaacagtaaaatatcgttttatcgacgtctgatgtaatagccatatgctccaatgtacaaaggacctacccagcattcacttccggtagcgaccgcgaaatttgaatgagtacgtaaagagttaTGGAGACAATGattatgaaaatgataacaCCAATACATtgataaagtacatgtatactgaaaaTCCATCAATGTGACAGAAGGGgcatttatttcttaaaaaattaaaaaaaaaaaacccacataatTTGAGCTTAATTTCTCATATTACAgttaggtacattatatacacgaTGGTCCGGCCTCACACTCTATAAAACATTCACAGGTGTTCGGGGATTGATAAAGACGGCAGGCGGGACACCAGTGGAGGGAGCAGAACTTAGCATCCAAGGACGAGACAACATTAAGTTTAAGACTACAGCACATGGTGAATACTGGAGAATCCTTCTTCCTGGAAACTACAAAATAATGGTGAGTGATCTCCCTTTGATATTCCACTTCCTGGTAACTACAAAATTATGGTGAGTGATCTCCCTTTGATATCCTACTTCCTGGTAACTACAAAATTATGGTGAGTGATCTCCCTTTGATATTCCACTTCCTGGTAACTACAACATTATAGGTGAGTGATCTCCCTTTGATATCCTACTTCCTGGTAATACAACATACATTGGCATTTTTTCAATGACATAATTTCTAGAGTACTTAGGACAGTCAGATCTTGGCCATatgcacctcgagtgggatgtgGGGACCAGGTAAATGTGCTGCTTCCTGTACCCATTTTTATGATGGACGTTTAACCACATGTCTGTGACAGCATTATTACATTCTTACTAAATAGTGACTGGTCAAAAGGCAGTTAGTTCTGTCATCATTTCTAGACTTTTCATCAGTGCATGGCCACATTTGTCCTATTACTTTATGTACATGAGcataacaaatatttttacaattttggaATATTACGTTTAATTGATGTTTTCTAATTTTACTTACCATATTTTGGCCCTACAGTAATAACTATCTACagtaaatcacttagatttcgggaatattttttttcacaaacttACCTCTTCAGACATATTGCGATTACATGATTTACAAACGCTaatctcaaaatgactttagAATCGCTAGTGATGAGATATTAGTGTCATTAACTCTATATGAACTGCTATATCAGTAACGGATAACTTGGCCGTCAtctaaatgttttaattttgttcaaaaacttgtgaaggatttgaatttatGTTTGACTCTCCTTGCGTATTAAGGTGAAAATGAATCTCCATCAAAATAGAAGTGATTTACTGAAACCAATTAGTGTGTAAAGGCAATTTGTGTCAATTTCTGCCTTTTTCGGAATAgacatataatattattttggcCCTGGATATTccgcgaca
This genomic interval carries:
- the LOC117333121 gene encoding carboxypeptidase M-like, coding for MQWSSSLGLGVTVAMTMISLSVVTSLDFTYHRQPAMASFLQNLSVNYPDITHLYSIGRSVEGRDLWVLAVGKNPKSHVTLRPNVKYVGNMHGNEPIGREMLLHLIEEFVMNYASNSTLRSFLDSTLVHILPTMNPDGFEASYEGNCSGSYGRANGNMYDLNRNFPDEFEFNDMEQQPETKAIISWLSQYQFILSANLHGGAMVVNYPYDNYPGASQSFATKLVPCPDDDIFQHVSRVYSFSHHRMYQGDFCGETFVDGITNGAMWYPMRGGMQDYNYIHGGCLEVTIEQDCCKYPPHRELPNFWEENRDALINYLMLANTMGVRGLIKTAGGTPVEGAELSIQGRDNIKFKTTAHGEYWRILLPGNYKIMVKTADFGETNRSFTIQPNMPTRLDIVLSSTSGQINSGQILHSCLFLLSSALVVIVML